The following are from one region of the Elusimicrobiaceae bacterium genome:
- a CDS encoding clostripain-related cysteine peptidase codes for MKLLRVPLLSLSLAALVCAAGGFAFAEKPEPAGKSGRKACELEVKNALLAPPLAQKSVRDWTVIVFMSGKNDLTPAAYDDMREMEAVGSDDRVAIVTQFGTLLRNDRVDRYLVGKSGEKGSAELQSRPVESVKADMGSWSAFANFATWAMAKYPARRYALVLWNHGLGWSDLWGGSNRGAELSVGKNDLSMNEIRIGELGRALRQIKARSGKTPDLLGFDACYMAMLSVLAEVKDYAQVVTASQDLQPVGGYPYDRILAALKTDPAMDAEALGRVIVGAFGAAYSNKTHTAIKSSELPALYSALNSWSDAVMKSGADSAAVEAKFQAVASYGYHQAPDDASHPMSVDIASYITLVSEDRRLSENTEVSAATEKALGALDSAVLAYTGPGAGISEYMARSAYRPSYDDTKFARLSRWDDFIKWTINPRMFKDFARRP; via the coding sequence ATGAAACTGTTGAGGGTTCCGCTTTTATCGCTGTCGCTGGCCGCGCTGGTTTGCGCGGCGGGCGGCTTTGCTTTTGCGGAAAAACCGGAGCCGGCCGGGAAAAGCGGGCGCAAAGCCTGCGAGCTGGAAGTGAAGAACGCGCTGCTTGCGCCGCCGCTGGCGCAAAAATCCGTACGGGACTGGACAGTGATCGTGTTCATGAGCGGCAAGAACGATCTGACCCCGGCCGCATACGACGACATGCGCGAGATGGAGGCGGTCGGGTCAGATGACCGGGTTGCCATCGTGACACAGTTCGGCACGCTGCTGCGCAACGACAGGGTTGACCGCTACCTTGTAGGCAAAAGCGGAGAAAAAGGGAGCGCAGAACTGCAGTCCCGGCCGGTTGAAAGCGTAAAGGCGGATATGGGGTCGTGGAGCGCGTTCGCCAATTTTGCCACCTGGGCAATGGCTAAATATCCGGCGCGGCGCTATGCGCTTGTTTTGTGGAACCACGGGCTCGGCTGGTCCGACCTGTGGGGCGGGAGCAACAGGGGCGCGGAACTGTCCGTAGGCAAAAACGATTTGAGCATGAACGAAATCAGGATCGGGGAACTGGGCCGGGCCCTGCGCCAGATAAAAGCCCGCAGCGGCAAAACCCCGGATCTGCTGGGTTTTGACGCCTGCTATATGGCGATGCTGTCGGTGCTGGCGGAAGTGAAGGATTATGCGCAGGTTGTGACCGCTTCCCAGGATCTTCAGCCTGTTGGCGGCTATCCGTACGACAGGATTCTTGCCGCGCTCAAAACAGACCCGGCTATGGATGCCGAAGCGTTAGGCCGGGTGATAGTGGGCGCGTTTGGCGCGGCATACTCCAATAAAACCCATACGGCCATAAAGAGCTCGGAACTGCCGGCCCTTTATTCGGCCCTGAACAGCTGGAGCGATGCCGTTATGAAAAGCGGAGCGGATTCCGCCGCCGTGGAAGCCAAGTTTCAGGCAGTCGCGAGTTACGGCTATCATCAGGCGCCGGACGACGCTTCTCATCCGATGTCGGTGGATATTGCCAGCTACATAACGCTGGTCAGCGAAGACAGGCGGCTTTCAGAAAATACGGAAGTGTCCGCCGCTACGGAAAAAGCGCTTGGCGCGCTTGATTCGGCGGTGCTGGCGTATACCGGCCCGGGCGCCGGGATCAGCGAATACATGGCGCGCTCCGCATACCGGCCGTCATACGACGATACTAAATTCGCGCGGCTGAGCCGCTGGGACGATTTTATAAAGTGGACAATCAATCCGCGCATGTTTAAAGATTTTGCGAGGCGGCCATGA
- a CDS encoding FAD:protein FMN transferase: MRAEVRVSGAADEGSAVRLSSAVFSEWRRLEKKFGYYDAASEISRLNGLAGVQPVAVDPETFGLLAKGLELSSMTGGRFDITFTPVWELWRQCARHNRLPSDSEIADALELVDFNAVVLDSSSHTVRFTAGVSVNLGGIMREYALRRAAAVAEPERNGAAVMCSLGGDIAVLGERSKPWKFGIQNPENEGRLAGTVSFTGGFVVTTGAFERFVEINGRRYCHIIDARTGRPVEGVSSVTAHFPDIGRSYPSSVVFLLGAAAAEKALRLLPGASFVYQSAGVRPYLYRPAASGAEWTIFPQEPKSGNSVK; the protein is encoded by the coding sequence GTGCGCGCGGAGGTGCGCGTGTCGGGTGCGGCTGATGAGGGCAGCGCAGTCCGCCTTTCGTCGGCTGTTTTTTCCGAATGGCGGCGGCTGGAGAAAAAATTCGGCTATTACGATGCGGCAAGCGAAATCTCCCGGTTAAACGGGTTGGCTGGGGTTCAGCCGGTTGCCGTGGATCCGGAAACTTTCGGGCTGCTTGCAAAGGGCCTTGAATTGAGCAGTATGACCGGCGGCCGGTTCGATATAACTTTTACGCCGGTGTGGGAGTTATGGAGGCAGTGCGCCCGCCACAACCGGCTGCCTTCAGATTCTGAAATAGCGGACGCGCTTGAACTTGTTGATTTTAACGCTGTTGTTTTAGACAGTTCCTCCCATACCGTGCGTTTTACTGCCGGGGTGAGCGTAAATCTCGGCGGTATCATGCGCGAATACGCTTTGCGTCGCGCGGCGGCGGTTGCCGAGCCGGAGCGGAATGGCGCGGCGGTGATGTGCAGTCTCGGCGGCGATATCGCGGTTCTTGGCGAACGTTCCAAGCCCTGGAAATTCGGCATCCAGAACCCGGAAAACGAGGGGCGGCTGGCCGGCACCGTGTCGTTTACAGGCGGTTTTGTGGTGACTACCGGCGCGTTTGAGCGGTTTGTGGAGATAAACGGGCGCCGTTACTGCCATATCATAGATGCCCGAACCGGCAGGCCGGTTGAAGGCGTATCCAGCGTTACGGCTCATTTCCCTGATATAGGCAGATCGTACCCGTCTTCCGTAGTATTCCTGCTGGGTGCGGCGGCCGCTGAAAAGGCGTTGAGGCTGTTGCCGGGCGCGTCGTTCGTTTATCAGTCAGCCGGGGTCAGGCCGTACCTTTACCGGCCGGCTGCGTCCGGTGCGGAATGGACGATTTTTCCGCAGGAACCGAAATCCGGCAATTCTGTAAAATAG
- a CDS encoding clostripain-related cysteine peptidase: protein MFRKSFAVVASAMFLATGVSFARVPAISTLGTPDQFKDVVVPQAKTKAATWTIMVYVNAKNNLEEYGLKDVNEMEMVGSNDKVNVVAELGRIRGYSSVEGNWTGSRRYLVQKDNDASNITSPVLVDMPKTDMGDWKHLVDFAQWAKAAYPAKNYMLIVWNHGAGWIKNSKGKGISYDDESGNHMTTPQLAQALKEIGGLQVYGSDACLMQMASVDYEIKDYVDYIVGSEETEPGDGYTYDTFLAQVNASDLSSLAVGKAAVDAYTDHYVSIQQGATQSLVKTAAMPGFIAALDAFVDATMATNDKTSVKTARSKTVSYAYSDNKSLSHFVNNLLGITTDEKVKTTGAALVKYTDNELVVHNRTNTGTSSWDNKNYGNSKGLAIYLPSYNFNATYKELQFAKNSKWADFIQWINAKDTTPVPAQ from the coding sequence ATGTTTAGAAAAAGCTTCGCAGTTGTAGCATCCGCGATGTTCCTGGCGACAGGCGTGTCGTTCGCCCGGGTCCCCGCGATCAGCACACTCGGTACACCTGATCAGTTTAAAGACGTCGTCGTCCCCCAGGCGAAGACGAAAGCTGCCACCTGGACCATCATGGTCTATGTCAATGCAAAAAACAACCTGGAAGAGTACGGCCTGAAGGATGTCAACGAAATGGAAATGGTCGGCTCCAATGACAAAGTCAATGTCGTAGCCGAGCTCGGCCGCATCAGAGGATACAGTTCAGTTGAAGGCAACTGGACCGGCTCGCGCAGATATCTTGTCCAGAAAGACAACGATGCTTCCAATATCACCTCCCCGGTTCTGGTGGACATGCCTAAAACCGATATGGGCGACTGGAAACACCTGGTAGATTTTGCGCAGTGGGCGAAAGCCGCTTATCCGGCGAAGAACTATATGCTCATCGTCTGGAATCACGGCGCTGGCTGGATCAAAAACAGCAAAGGAAAAGGCATTTCCTATGATGACGAAAGCGGCAACCACATGACCACGCCGCAGCTCGCGCAGGCTCTTAAGGAAATCGGCGGCCTGCAGGTTTACGGCTCCGACGCCTGCCTGATGCAGATGGCCAGCGTTGACTACGAAATCAAGGACTATGTGGATTATATCGTCGGCTCCGAAGAAACCGAACCCGGTGACGGCTATACTTATGACACGTTCCTGGCTCAGGTAAACGCATCCGACCTGTCGTCGCTGGCCGTAGGCAAAGCTGCCGTCGACGCTTACACGGATCATTACGTTTCCATCCAGCAGGGCGCCACGCAGTCGCTCGTCAAAACCGCCGCCATGCCCGGTTTCATCGCCGCGCTTGACGCGTTTGTTGACGCCACGATGGCTACAAACGATAAAACCTCCGTCAAAACCGCCCGGTCTAAAACAGTTTCTTACGCTTATTCCGACAACAAGAGCCTGAGCCATTTCGTCAACAACCTGCTCGGCATCACCACCGACGAAAAGGTAAAAACGACTGGTGCCGCCCTCGTCAAATACACCGATAATGAACTTGTTGTGCATAACCGCACCAACACCGGCACCAGCAGCTGGGACAACAAGAATTACGGTAATTCGAAAGGGCTGGCAATCTACCTGCCCAGCTACAACTTCAACGCAACTTACAAAGAACTGCAATTTGCGAAGAACTCCAAATGGGCTGACTTCATACAGTGGATTAACGCCAAAGACACCACCCCTGTTCCCGCCCAGTAA
- a CDS encoding glycoside hydrolase family 3 protein: MRDIIEQLAIAADRHQAAEVIASSSQSVTNAMSVQDFTTLSETEKIAQVLLVSMDYDEAEKYRPLIEKGLVGHVLLQWGNYSLEETRALTERLAAWAGKSPHAVPLLIYADYEGGTVFTPVTLGLTDLPTNMMLGAANDPRATETLFHLAGLEMRRAGIHMSFAPVLDVNTNPKNPIIGVRSFGCDPVRAAELGEAVITGLKSAGVGAVAKHFPGHGDTAVDSHFGLPVIVQPQATFFQTHLFPFQIAANAGVTGIMSAHILFKDMDDANPATFSRKILTGLLRERMEFKGLIYSDSLDMRGALKLHGIAEGAVATINAGTDVAILGKGDAEKAQAALAEAMNSPEFKTRLETAARRVWEQKQRMGLFEKGFNVDFSIDKAYSVYAGKLSQQAVTLVRGKPEFAADGSGKKLCALFFTPPRFGDKLAYFDMPFLNAGWLVTHYNASVTPTRDDLAFAADCVASADAVAFGSFQWAATPNTGQINAIENLMPDNKPCALVSLMSPYDIPFFNKAKNVLALYGISRFSAAGAANILLGTAKPAGTMPISFKPLN, encoded by the coding sequence GTGCGCGATATTATTGAACAGCTGGCAATTGCGGCGGACAGGCATCAGGCAGCCGAAGTGATCGCCAGTTCCTCACAATCCGTAACAAACGCCATGTCGGTGCAGGATTTCACGACACTGTCCGAAACGGAAAAAATCGCGCAGGTTCTGCTTGTTTCCATGGATTATGACGAAGCTGAAAAGTACCGCCCGCTCATTGAAAAAGGGCTGGTGGGGCACGTTCTGCTGCAATGGGGCAATTATTCCCTGGAAGAAACCCGCGCGCTGACGGAACGGCTCGCGGCCTGGGCGGGCAAAAGCCCGCACGCCGTGCCGTTGCTCATCTACGCCGATTACGAAGGCGGCACGGTATTTACTCCGGTAACGCTGGGCCTGACGGATCTGCCTACCAACATGATGCTGGGCGCGGCAAACGATCCACGCGCCACAGAAACGCTTTTTCACCTTGCCGGGCTTGAAATGCGCCGCGCCGGCATACACATGAGTTTCGCGCCGGTGCTCGACGTAAACACCAACCCGAAAAACCCGATCATTGGAGTGCGCTCGTTCGGCTGTGATCCCGTGAGAGCGGCGGAACTGGGCGAAGCGGTGATAACGGGCCTTAAGTCGGCCGGAGTGGGCGCGGTGGCGAAACATTTCCCGGGCCATGGCGACACTGCGGTTGACTCCCATTTCGGGCTGCCGGTTATTGTGCAGCCGCAAGCCACTTTTTTTCAAACGCATCTGTTTCCTTTTCAGATAGCGGCGAATGCGGGCGTGACCGGCATCATGTCGGCCCATATCCTGTTCAAAGACATGGATGACGCAAATCCCGCCACATTCTCCCGGAAGATTCTGACCGGACTGCTGCGCGAACGGATGGAATTTAAAGGGCTTATTTATTCCGACAGCCTTGATATGCGAGGCGCGCTGAAACTGCACGGCATCGCTGAAGGCGCCGTCGCCACCATAAACGCCGGGACCGATGTGGCCATTCTGGGCAAAGGCGACGCGGAAAAAGCGCAGGCCGCGCTCGCGGAGGCCATGAACAGCCCCGAATTCAAAACGCGGCTTGAAACCGCCGCGCGCCGGGTATGGGAGCAGAAACAGCGCATGGGCCTTTTCGAAAAGGGGTTCAACGTGGATTTCAGCATAGACAAGGCCTATTCAGTTTACGCGGGCAAACTCTCGCAGCAGGCCGTTACGCTGGTGCGCGGAAAACCGGAATTCGCCGCCGACGGCTCCGGCAAAAAACTCTGCGCCCTGTTTTTCACGCCGCCCAGGTTCGGCGACAAACTGGCCTACTTCGACATGCCGTTCCTAAACGCCGGCTGGCTTGTGACGCATTACAACGCCTCCGTCACACCCACCCGCGACGATCTGGCATTCGCCGCCGACTGCGTCGCTTCGGCTGACGCCGTGGCGTTCGGCTCGTTTCAATGGGCGGCGACACCCAACACCGGTCAGATAAACGCCATTGAAAACCTCATGCCGGACAACAAACCCTGCGCGCTTGTCTCGCTCATGAGCCCGTACGACATTCCGTTTTTCAATAAAGCGAAAAATGTGCTCGCGCTTTACGGCATAAGCAGATTTTCAGCCGCCGGCGCGGCCAACATCCTGCTGGGCACGGCAAAACCCGCAGGCACAATGCCCATATCGTTTAAGCCGTTGAACTAA
- a CDS encoding DedA family protein, translating to MAFLLNFIDMFLHLDRYLNEWAGVFGVWLYVLLFVIIFCETGLVVTPVLPGDSMLFAVGALAATEGSPLNIVYLCVVLGVAAVLGDAVNYSIGKWVGPKVFSRESSRWLDKRHLLKAHEFYEKYGGKTIILARFLPFFRTFAPFVAGIGSMTYLKFASYNVIGGLLWTSSFLLLGYKFAGTEMVKKNFHYVILAIVLISAVPAAVEVWKARREHRRRKISS from the coding sequence ATGGCTTTTCTTCTGAACTTCATTGACATGTTTCTGCATCTGGACCGCTATCTTAACGAATGGGCGGGAGTTTTCGGCGTATGGCTGTATGTGCTGCTGTTCGTGATAATTTTCTGCGAAACGGGCCTGGTGGTCACTCCGGTTCTGCCCGGTGATTCCATGCTGTTCGCCGTAGGCGCGCTTGCCGCTACGGAAGGAAGCCCGCTCAATATCGTCTATCTGTGCGTGGTGCTGGGCGTAGCGGCCGTTCTGGGCGACGCGGTTAATTATTCGATAGGCAAATGGGTCGGGCCGAAGGTGTTTTCGCGGGAGTCGTCGCGCTGGCTTGACAAGCGGCATCTGCTCAAGGCTCATGAATTTTACGAGAAGTACGGCGGCAAGACCATAATACTCGCGCGGTTTCTTCCGTTTTTCAGGACTTTCGCGCCTTTTGTGGCCGGGATCGGCTCAATGACGTATCTGAAGTTCGCTTCTTATAACGTGATTGGCGGTTTGCTGTGGACCAGTTCTTTTCTGCTGCTGGGTTATAAATTCGCCGGTACGGAAATGGTCAAAAAGAATTTTCATTATGTGATTCTCGCCATTGTGCTGATCTCGGCGGTTCCGGCGGCCGTGGAAGTCTGGAAAGCGCGCCGTGAACATCGCAGGCGGAAAATTTCATCTTGA
- a CDS encoding nucleoside transporter C-terminal domain-containing protein: MLNFIAVVGVVAMWAGAWALCKNRRDINWKTIGWGIALQLVFALLVLKTRPGQWCFETINDLFVFILSFQKAGAEFVFGSLGASSSGFYFAFQVLPTIIFFSALMAVLYYLGIMQMVVSSIARVMTYTCKSSGAESLTVAANIFVGQTEAPLLVRPFIERMTESELFTVMVAGMATMSGGVVAAYVGMLQDVVPNVAGHILTASVMAAPAALVMSKMMAPEVAEPETRSALKIEYKDPSNNVVDAAANGTITGLQLALNVGAMLIAFLGLIALFNGILGGATAWLGSHIFGMQTAGFNLQDIIGWCFSPVAWLMGVEWKDCVTLGQLMGEKFIANEFVAYSHLSNILKATPDLLSPRSTIVAVYALCGFANVSSIGILIGGLSGMAPGRKQDVARLGIRCLIAASLCGFLNGAIAGILN, from the coding sequence ATGCTCAATTTTATCGCTGTTGTCGGTGTGGTGGCAATGTGGGCCGGTGCGTGGGCTTTGTGCAAAAACCGGCGCGATATAAACTGGAAGACAATCGGCTGGGGCATCGCGCTGCAGCTCGTGTTCGCGCTGCTGGTGCTTAAAACGCGGCCCGGCCAGTGGTGTTTCGAAACGATAAACGACCTGTTTGTTTTCATTCTTTCTTTCCAGAAAGCCGGAGCGGAATTCGTGTTCGGCTCGCTGGGCGCTTCATCGTCGGGTTTTTATTTCGCGTTTCAGGTTCTGCCAACGATCATATTCTTTTCCGCGCTGATGGCCGTGCTGTATTATCTGGGGATCATGCAGATGGTGGTTTCTTCGATCGCGCGGGTGATGACGTACACCTGCAAATCGTCCGGCGCGGAATCGCTGACAGTGGCCGCCAATATTTTTGTCGGGCAGACCGAGGCTCCGCTTCTGGTGCGCCCGTTCATAGAGCGGATGACCGAGAGCGAGCTGTTTACCGTCATGGTCGCGGGCATGGCCACGATGTCGGGCGGTGTTGTTGCCGCGTATGTGGGCATGCTGCAGGACGTGGTGCCCAACGTGGCGGGCCATATTCTGACCGCAAGCGTCATGGCCGCGCCGGCGGCTCTGGTGATGAGCAAGATGATGGCACCCGAAGTGGCGGAGCCGGAAACCAGAAGCGCGCTTAAAATAGAATACAAAGATCCCAGCAATAATGTCGTGGACGCCGCCGCCAACGGCACCATAACCGGCCTTCAGCTCGCGCTCAACGTAGGCGCGATGCTGATCGCATTTCTTGGCCTTATAGCTTTGTTTAACGGCATTCTGGGCGGCGCGACGGCGTGGCTGGGCAGCCATATCTTCGGAATGCAGACGGCCGGGTTTAATCTGCAGGATATAATCGGCTGGTGCTTTTCACCGGTCGCGTGGCTGATGGGAGTGGAATGGAAAGACTGCGTGACACTCGGCCAGCTCATGGGCGAGAAATTCATCGCCAACGAATTTGTGGCCTATTCGCATCTGTCGAATATCCTCAAAGCCACGCCGGACCTGCTGTCGCCGCGCTCGACTATCGTTGCGGTTTACGCGTTGTGCGGGTTCGCCAACGTCAGTTCTATCGGCATACTGATCGGCGGGCTCAGCGGCATGGCGCCCGGCCGCAAGCAGGATGTGGCCCGGCTCGGCATACGGTGCCTTATCGCGGCCTCGCTGTGCGGATTTCTTAATGGCGCGATAGCGGGGATACTCAATTGA
- a CDS encoding DUF362 domain-containing protein, whose protein sequence is MKSKVYFADARSQGWRNSMPAKLEKLFDAADFSACIPAAGLVAVKMHFGELGGHLFVNPVFARAVVDKVKHCGGQPFLSDTNTLYSGSRKNAVVHARTASLHGFGPAVTDAPVVIADGLLGRDERLVEIGLKHFKQARVASAFVEADALVVLSHFKGHIMAGFGGSIKNLAMGCASVAGKREQHSTRQQVVPEKCAGCGLCAEACPEKAISVSGRKAFIARELCIGCGECMTVCPQGAIDLDWATDIGEFSERLTEYAYAAAKPFAQKGRAAYFNFLLNITPECDCVPWSDAPIVPDIGVLASKDPVALDQASFDLVRDSAGLQNTALHAGHACGQDKFKALAGNTMPEAPLAYGEKIGLGSRAYELIRL, encoded by the coding sequence ATGAAAAGCAAAGTATATTTCGCGGATGCCAGGTCGCAGGGCTGGCGTAATTCCATGCCGGCCAAACTGGAGAAACTTTTCGATGCGGCGGATTTCTCCGCCTGCATTCCCGCCGCCGGGCTGGTCGCGGTCAAAATGCATTTCGGCGAACTGGGCGGACATCTTTTCGTCAATCCGGTTTTCGCGCGCGCCGTTGTGGACAAGGTAAAACATTGCGGCGGACAGCCTTTTCTGTCCGACACGAACACCCTGTATTCCGGCAGCCGGAAAAACGCGGTTGTGCACGCCCGCACGGCATCGCTGCACGGGTTCGGGCCCGCCGTTACGGATGCGCCTGTCGTTATTGCCGACGGGCTGCTCGGCAGGGATGAGCGGCTGGTCGAGATAGGCCTTAAACATTTCAAACAGGCCAGAGTGGCGTCCGCTTTCGTCGAAGCCGACGCGCTGGTGGTGCTTTCTCATTTTAAAGGGCACATTATGGCGGGGTTCGGCGGCTCCATTAAAAATCTGGCCATGGGATGCGCCTCCGTGGCCGGCAAACGCGAACAGCATTCCACGCGGCAGCAGGTGGTGCCTGAAAAATGCGCGGGGTGCGGGTTGTGCGCGGAGGCCTGCCCGGAGAAAGCGATCTCGGTAAGCGGGCGCAAGGCGTTTATCGCCAGAGAACTCTGCATCGGCTGCGGAGAATGCATGACTGTTTGCCCGCAAGGCGCGATAGACCTGGACTGGGCGACCGATATCGGGGAATTTTCCGAACGGTTGACTGAATACGCCTATGCTGCGGCCAAACCCTTTGCTCAAAAAGGCCGGGCGGCGTATTTTAATTTTCTGCTAAACATTACTCCCGAATGCGACTGCGTGCCCTGGAGCGACGCTCCGATCGTGCCGGATATAGGCGTTTTGGCATCCAAAGATCCCGTGGCGCTTGATCAGGCTTCATTTGATCTTGTGCGTGACAGCGCGGGCCTGCAAAATACCGCCCTGCATGCCGGCCACGCCTGCGGGCAGGACAAGTTCAAGGCGCTTGCCGGCAACACAATGCCTGAAGCGCCGCTTGCTTATGGCGAGAAAATAGGATTGGGCAGCCGGGCTTACGAACTGATAAGGCTCTAG
- a CDS encoding peptidyl-prolyl cis-trans isomerase, giving the protein MIKGAILIMTAFLSATAVYAGPGKYIAEVNGEKLARAEAEKRLWTLYGAGITDEMITETVLVQEARKLGLKIADSEIDGALSDMKKQYGGEAEFINALKWRNLTQREIRAGIGRQLLSVRVIRKIAGIDITGSDAEKFFNENKAAFDTPESVKLRQMFFTDRRQADDMLAALNAGADFEKLARDRSADPAAKDTGGELGFVAVTQLAPGAADAVKNTAAGAHTGVIETPGGFYIILVEEKRAGQPADFSVIKEEVRRTLEQAEIDKAAGGVIGKLRAGARIKKY; this is encoded by the coding sequence ATGATAAAAGGGGCAATTTTGATTATGACGGCGTTTTTATCGGCTACGGCGGTTTACGCCGGGCCGGGTAAATATATCGCCGAGGTGAACGGAGAGAAGCTCGCGCGTGCGGAAGCCGAAAAACGGCTTTGGACGCTTTATGGCGCCGGTATTACCGATGAGATGATAACGGAAACCGTGCTTGTGCAGGAGGCGCGCAAGCTGGGTCTTAAGATCGCGGATTCTGAAATTGACGGTGCCCTGTCCGATATGAAAAAGCAATACGGCGGCGAGGCGGAATTTATTAATGCGTTAAAGTGGCGCAATCTGACGCAGCGCGAAATCCGCGCGGGTATCGGGCGGCAGTTGCTGTCGGTTCGGGTGATCCGGAAAATTGCCGGCATTGATATTACCGGTTCTGACGCGGAAAAATTCTTCAATGAGAATAAAGCCGCTTTTGATACGCCGGAATCGGTGAAACTGCGGCAGATGTTTTTCACGGACCGGCGGCAGGCTGATGATATGCTTGCCGCGCTGAACGCCGGGGCTGATTTTGAGAAACTGGCGCGGGACAGGTCGGCCGATCCCGCGGCAAAAGACACGGGCGGCGAGCTCGGATTTGTCGCCGTAACGCAGCTGGCGCCCGGCGCGGCGGACGCGGTGAAAAACACCGCCGCCGGCGCGCATACCGGTGTTATTGAAACGCCGGGAGGTTTCTATATCATTCTGGTTGAAGAGAAGCGGGCCGGTCAGCCGGCTGATTTCAGCGTGATAAAAGAGGAAGTTCGCCGGACTCTTGAGCAGGCCGAGATTGATAAAGCCGCGGGTGGGGTGATCGGCAAACTGCGCGCGGGCGCCAGGATAAAGAAATATTGA
- a CDS encoding response regulator transcription factor has translation MKHTIMVVDDEVSLLRGLRERLELEQFTVVTCTTAEQALQMLGKVAPAALVLDVRLPGMSGFDLCKKIRALQTDLASAPILFLTTVGDESYKVLGLELGGDDYLTKPFSPAELVARLRALIRRNARTAADGTDGEILESGSVELDTAAYTVKIRGEQVELSPKEFSLLHLLLKKKDRVLTRPYLMETVWRRDYDSSSRTIDSHIKNLRKKLGEDGSKIKTIESLGYKWEED, from the coding sequence ATGAAACATACAATAATGGTCGTTGACGATGAGGTTTCGCTGCTGCGCGGGCTGCGCGAGCGGCTGGAGCTGGAGCAGTTCACTGTTGTCACCTGCACAACCGCGGAGCAGGCGTTGCAGATGCTGGGCAAGGTTGCGCCCGCCGCGCTGGTGCTGGATGTGCGGCTGCCGGGCATGAGCGGGTTTGATCTGTGCAAAAAAATCCGCGCATTGCAGACTGACCTGGCGTCCGCGCCTATTCTATTTCTGACTACGGTTGGCGACGAGTCCTATAAAGTGCTTGGCCTTGAGCTGGGCGGCGACGACTACCTTACCAAGCCGTTCAGTCCGGCGGAACTGGTGGCGCGGCTGCGCGCGCTTATCCGCAGAAACGCAAGAACCGCGGCGGACGGAACTGACGGGGAAATTCTGGAATCCGGGTCAGTCGAACTCGACACCGCCGCCTATACCGTAAAAATCAGGGGTGAGCAGGTTGAGCTGTCCCCTAAAGAGTTTTCATTATTGCATTTGCTTTTGAAAAAGAAAGACCGGGTGCTTACGCGGCCGTATCTGATGGAAACGGTCTGGCGGCGCGATTATGATTCGTCAAGCCGCACCATAGATTCGCATATAAAAAATCTCCGGAAAAAGCTGGGTGAAGACGGTTCGAAGATAAAAACCATAGAAAGCCTGGGTTACAAGTGGGAGGAGGACTGA